AATgatgctcaaagctctaaacttaCTTTAGCATTGGAGAGTTAATCGGATAACCACCGTcaggttagcttctaccctgtttttgcaggtctcattcaccggttcaaaaggcagactccatcaattggcgccgtctgtgggaaaagtttaactcaaattcaaattcgaaggagcttttctgaactcaaataaatttcatagaagaagatgacttctgaaggaATGAACCTGAAAGAAAAACAACCAATGGTACCAAAAAGCACGCCAGAAATAATCAACGTCACTGAAGATGGGCTGCACAGCTCTGGAGGGAGAAGTGATACCGGAGGACCCTCTTTTTCAACCCCCTAGTACCAAACCAACCCGAGGAAGCAACCCAATCGCTTTCAATCTGAGAACTGATGAACAATCAACGCTAGGCATGGCAACACAAGATCTGTACAATGAGATTTTGAGAAAAGTACTAGAATCTGTCCAGGCAAACCTGAATAAATTGGCCaatgaagaaaaagaacaaACGGCAGGCATGAAGAAATAAGGAAAATCCTGAGGGATAATTTCAGCCCAACAGTAGCAAGAAGGAGAGGAAAAACCGAAAACACAAACCCAATCCGACAAGAGCCAACTAGAGGAGGAAATGACAGAAGAAGGGAACCCAGAAACGGAGGAAACTAAGAAAGAAACGAGGGAAGGAATGACAGAAACCAATGAGAAAATGAGAACAGGTGCAACGAAGAATGTctagaaaatcaagaaaatgaaaTAGAAAAATCCGACGAACAAACCCCCGGAGAaacacccagaaatgagcagAACCAGGATGATGCCCGAAGCGGGCTAAACTCGAAAAGAGAGGAGCGAAGGGAGAAAGAAGATGCCCCACCCAAGAGTAAACGACAGGACAAAGATGCACGAAGAGAGTAGCCGgaaaaaaaacaccaagaaggggAGGGCGAGTCCTCAAAATCGCaccaaaaaagcaaagccacatacGTAGTGGAAGAGGATTTGGAGGAGAAGATAGCCAAGGCACTCAAGAAACTGAAGTCAGAAGAGCCGGATATAGACGACCTCAGGCAGAAGGGATCACCCCTTTCGCCTGAAATCATGGAGGAAACAATTCCATACAACATGAACCTACTAGTCTTGCCAACGTTCAATGGAGATTGAGATCTGCGGGATCATACTTCCAGATTCACAGCCATCATGGGGCTACGAAGCGTATCAGACGCAATTCTATGCCGAGTATACCCAACCACTCTCATAGGAACCGCCCAAAAATACTTCGAGCTAGACGAGGGTCGGAGGGTGATTCGCGGGAAAGAAGCAAAGGGAAAAGAGTCGAAAGAAAAATCCAAGGAAAAACCGAAGTCAAAATCTGAAGATAGAAGAGGAAGGCCAGAAGAGAGCAGGCGATTTGCCTCCCAAACGAGGTATGAACCTAGGTACGACCCCCGAGACGATGAAAGCAACTTCACACCATTGAATACCAGCCGAACTAACGTCCTCAtatggatcaaagaaaacgtcaaaaacgtagTATGGCTGCCAAAGATGAAAGCCGAAATAAGAGACACGAGAAAATACTGCAAATTCCACGAAGACTACGGACATGAAACAGACTGTTGCAGAAATTTGAAAGTCGAAATCAAGAGAATGATAGATACAGGAAAACTAAGGAAATTTATGGCCCACAAAACGAAAAACAATGACAAAGGAGGAAAAAGAAGCAGAGATGACaaaggaaaagagaaaaaagaagaacGCCCATCAAAAATattgggaaccatacacataaTCAACGGAGGAGGACATAGCAGCTCAACGATTAGAAGAAAGCAAAGAAAAGAAGTGATGAACATCAGAGAAACCCACATGCCACCTGTAATTTTCGATATTGAAGACTACGAGCACGTGAAAGCACCCCATGATGATGCCTTGGTGgtgactactatcattgaaaattggaacatggagcgaatcctaatcgacgaaggaagtGTAGTGAATCTTATGACAAACGCGGCGTACAAGATGCTTGGAGGAATCGCGTCAAGGTTGTGCTGAGTCCCGATCCCGTTATCAGAATTCGGTGGCCCCTCCATCAATCCGCCAGGAGCAGTCAcattggaagtaataatcggcccggAGAGAGGAATCAACAAAAAGGTTATgccactatttaacatagtggatATGGAGCTAACATTCAATGCCATCCTTGGAAGGCCTTTCCTTCACGATTCAGCTGTAGTGACTAGCATAAGAGCACTggcaatgaaaataccaactGAAAAGGGAGTGGTGACGCTGAGAAGAGATCAGAATATAGCTAAGAAATGCTATGAGAAGTCCgtggtggatctccaagaaaatAAGACCGAGAAGAAGGAAAAATAGGGAGGAAAAACGACCCATCGCTAGTAAAGATTTTATGTCTTACCCGATGGCGTCACAgctatctttaatattttatgcagtctttttatcaataaaagttcaattttcctACTATATGATTGGCCGGACGAATCACAAAAGAAACGAAAATCAAGATCTATCATGAATGATTAAACCAaagacaaaaaataataaaaagagtttagattaacttaaAAAAGGCGAACCACCACAaaaaagtttagattaactcgaacaAATCAAAGTTacaaaagagtttagattaactcaaaaaAGGCGAACCGCCacaaaagagtttagattaactcgaacaAAGCGAAATTacaaaagagtttagattaactcgaacaaagcaaaattacaaaagagattagattaactcgaacaaagaaaaattacaaaagagtttagattaactcgaacaaagcaaaattacaaaacagagtttagattaactctcgaGGCAAAAATACTAAAACTTAGAGTTTAAACTAACTCTAAATCAAGCATCAACTCggaaaatattaaatacacCAAGGAAcataatgaaataaaaacaaaagcaaaaattCGATCTGACATTGAAGAAAAGGAGATGTATTCATAAATCaataatacaaaataatattacaaaaaaagaCTGTCCCATacaaaaaagcaaaaacaaaaatctATTTCGCGCGGTCCTTTGACATTTTCTCAAGAAGATGACGAGCAATGGCTTGAGGATCCAACCCGTTGACTCCAGACAGATCAATGTTTGGGTTCTGATCCAAAAGTTTTCTCCCGATAGCGAGACAATACTCGCTGATCAAAGCAGAATAAAAGCCTTCGTATCGAGAAGACGAATATGAAGGCCCTCTACCTCAGATCTCAGCTTATCTCGCTCTTCGCCAACAAGAGTATTGATCTGGATAAGCTCTGCAATCTCCTGAGTCAGGTCATTGGTTTTCTTCTCAATCACTTTGACCTGGCGATaattaatcgcatcctgcgccttaaGCTGTGACAGGAGCGAATCATGCTCTTCTAATGAAGCCTTCAGCTTTGCCCTCTCAGATTCAGAGGTCGCCAGAAGAGTAGAAAGACGCTCGACTTCCTCCTCGGCACATTGACGACGATCGTTCAGCaccagaacagattgaaggGCCTACCATCCAACACGaagaaaaacaaatcataaaaatatataacagAAAGTAACTCTAAATAGCAGTTTACTTAGATAACAATCAACTTACAGAGAAGCCATGAAAAAAAGCAATGTCCGAAAGCTCATGCCCAGGCTTGGAGGCAAACCAAGTAATATCTTCAAGAATCGCCAAAGTCCTGATGTATTCCGCCAAAACCCTAGGATTCAGCAAGCTGGCTGGATCATGACCTTTAACCCACTGCACCAAGCTAGGAGCAGAAGAAAAACTTCCAGGAAGACTCTCCCTTGAAGGAGATTCGTCGCTAACCTGACGCCGCTTCCTGGACGGCGAATCCATAATGTCTTGACTCAGTAAAACCTCCTCCGAATCAATAACAATCACCTCGCCCGAATTTACTTCCCATTTTCTTCCGGAATATTCACTGGAGCTGGAGGAGGAGGTGGAGCTACAACAACCTCATCACCTAATGGCTCTTCGACCGCATCGCCATCTGCTATGACGATTACTCCGTCACCAGCAAGTAACACTGCCTCGCCAGGAACTACAGTAATTTAAGCCTGATCTCCTGGAATAGGCTCGGCGATGTGGATTTCAGGACCGCCCATTGGAATATCCAAATCTAATTGAAACCCGGAAAgcaaatcgtcagaagaagaagacatcctacaaaagataaagaaacactaataaaataataaaaataccttGAAGAAAGGAACAATGAAGATCCGCCACACCTCGAGAAGCATCCTCTAAAGGAAATTATCGATATCGAAGATGACtactaatcaaaatgtttaaaacgagaCGTTGAAAGACACTATGGAATGACAAGTCAAAAGCAAGGATGGACTCAGACAAATTTAAAGGAGACGGATAGTTTTGAACTTGATGAGTAGAAAAACCATccggaaaatgaagaaaagcaaagttATGATACACTATAAAGAAACGCCTCCGCCAGCGATTATTTAAATAAGGCAGATAAATACGGGATCGACCTCTCCTACCAAGTGCAAACACGAAGCAACCGTCACACTTTCTAAAATCTACGAAATAATGAAGGACATTAAGAGAAGGGGTATGACCCCGAAGCCTACACGCTTCCACGAAAGCAAGTATTATCTTGATCGTACCAGGATAGAGCTGTCCTAAAGCAACTCctaaatccctacacacttctactaaaaaagGATCTAAAGggaacctaagaccagcagcgaATTGTTCTTCAAAAACAATCGCCCTACAAGACGAACCAGGGGACTCAgaagcagccatatcggcactgGTAATATTACTCTATTGTCGaaggaaaactatacttaaaataaatatctaagACTTCGTTCCTACGAAGCCCCGATCTGGTGATGGCTATGGCGGTTCATGCATTTTTtgctcgactaagaggcatcctagaacaggaaatcacaaacacAAATGAAAACTAAAGATCAAACAAGGAAAATATCGAAGGACACCAAGAACAACAAAACAATTTCCAGAATGTCATTTACAGAAATCGAAGAAAACAGAGAAATAGCTTTAAATCTTCAAAGcacaaacaaacaaaagaaaCATACCTGAAATCTGGAAAAGAAAATGATGGAAGGCCACGAGCAAACGAAGAACAGAACAATCCTAGAAAGTCGGGAGAATATAATCAGAGAATGAGAGTACTTTCGAAAATAAAtggaaatgaaaaaagaaaagaaaaatatgaagAGTTTAAATACGAGGAACATAGTAACACCAACTCATTAAAAAGTGACACGTGGCAAGAAagagaatcttactaaagaagaaaagCGACTCGCCAAAATGCGAAGCGACTCGCCCAGAATATAAaaagactcagctccaaaagagccgAAATTTactaaggcataaataccaATTACTCCAGCTCACTTgagggggggctaatgatggataccgaatcctacgcaaattacaatggagccgagtcacaggagatcatTTCTCAGGTGATATCGGACTCCTAATGGAAGACCTGGATATATGAGGAAGAAGGCCGAATCCATAGGATCCGCCGATGTATCATTCAATAAGATGAATACCGAATCCCttaggatccgcccaaagcgcgtcaATCCTGGATCCGGACCGATCGCCAGATCTACTATGATATCTCGAAGTAtcttcctatttggacacaatctccaacatagaaagataagctctatcttaggaagacgagactatttaggaagaagTTTCTAAATAGGACTCACGTCTGAATAAGGTATATCACGCTAAATCAGGgtcaatccctacaaagtaggattcacttacctactacaactctacaaggtatgcattcatttactataaaaggagcatgaggtatgcctagaaacaccattacattcatatactcaaaacgctgctcaaaactctaaactgactttagcatcggagagttaatcggacaatcaccgtccggttagcttctaccctgttttacaggtctcattcaccggttcagaaggcagactccatcaattattaatgttttgttaataataacttttataatatgTTAAACCAAATAAACTATAATATTAAAGTCGTAAGCCCCGCATAGTTGCAcggaataaaattaatatttatttaaataataaatttattaaaaaatatatataaaaaatgtaaaaaaaaatcatattcaacCAAGTAAAATAAACATCTATTTTATCGTTGGCTGTAAAGTATTGGAAGTATGAACTATCTCTAAAATTGATGctcttttaataataatttgtatatattaggttaaatcaaataaactaTAATATTGGAGTCGTAAGTCCTGCGTATTTacacaaaatcaaattaatatttattcaaatattaaatttattaaaaatatataaaaaatgtaaaaaaaaaaattcatatacaaACTGAAATACCTAAGAGGTGAGTGAATTAGGTTTAATgactaattaaaatttgtttaggATAAAAAAAGATGAAGTTAGGGTTTAGGGAGTAGATAAAGAGATTATTTGAATGGTTTGGTTTACTacatccactactcaatcaaagattgagattttccACTAGAAATATACTTGATGATAAATTACACAAATGGTGCTTTATAGCTGAACACCCAACTTTGAATTTTTCCAAAACTACGCTAACTTAACACTAATTGACTTTTACAAGGCTTAATCAACAACCcacaataaaaacaataaatgttCTAACTAACTAGAACAACAAGTAATCAATGTTAAAGAATTGATACATAATAAATTTGAGAGAGTTTTAGGAGTTTTTTAGATTTTTGAATGTTGTAAATAAATGTTCTAACTTTCATTTGCTTCTCTTCGATGGAAGTTTGATTTTCCCAGAATGTATCCTAATTTTTGGCCTAATTTTTCTTCTGATGATCGATTCAACCTCTGATCAAAAAGATATACCTTGGTTATATTTCATCTCTTCAACAAGTTTAGTAATGAGTATAACGGCCCTATTGTTCCGATGGGGAGAAGAACCTATGATTAGCTTTTCGAAAAATTTCCAAACGAACAATTTCAACGAAATCTTTCAATTTCTTATTTTACTATGTTCAACTCTATGTATTCCTCTATCCGTAGAGTACATTGAATGTACAGAAATGGCTATAACAGAGTTTCTCTTATTCGTATTAACAGCTACTCTAGGAGGAATGTTTTTATGCGGTGCTAACGATTTAATAACTATCTTTGTCGCTCCAGAATGTTTCAGTTTATGCTCCTACCTATTATCTGGATATACCAAGAAAAATGTACGGTCTAATGAGGCTACTATGAGATATTTACTCATGGGTGGGGCGAGCTCTTCTATTCTGGTTCATGCTTTCTCTTGGCTATATGGTTCGTCCGGGGTAGAGATTGAGCTTCAAGAAATAGTGAATGGCCTTATCAATACACAAATATATAACTCCCCAGAAATTTCAATTGCGCTTATATTCATCACTGTAGAAATTGGATTCAAGCTTTCCCTAGCCCCTTCTCATTAATGGACTCCTGACGTATAAGAAGGAGTGCGGTTCGTTCGAAAAATTCCTACCTCTCTATCTATCTCTGAGATGCTTGGATTTTTCAAAACTCCATGGACATGCAGAAGAGAAATGCTATCCCCACTCGGACCAAGACATAACTTTTACTTGCTCAATGAGTTAGAACAAGTTGTCAAAGTCTTATTGCTGACATGGCAAAGTCACATTGGTTCAAAACAAAATAATCCCGTCATTTTGACTTTAAGAACTTCATTAAAAGAGTTGCAGAACATTGTGGACGATCGTTCAAGGTGAGAGGCACAATCGTTCAGCTGCAACGGTCATAAAAAGCTTGAGAAAAGGCCAGGTGAACGATCGTTCAAGATTGTGTACGATCTTTCAAAGCATATGCACGGTCGTTCATATGATCATCCATTTGATCGTTTAAGTTCTTGTGTTGAAATGCCAAAAGGATTTCTGAAGTGAAAGATAGTTCAAAAAAGCATGAACGATCATTCAACCAAGGAAATGACCAATTCTCTAAGGGACTGAAATGACCTTGTTTTTAGAACAAAGTGAACGACATGCAATATTCTGAACGATCGTTCACAGTGCTAAAAAACAACATATAAACTGATTTTCTACGAGAAAAAGATCGTTGTTAGAAACATAACAATgccaattaattttatatatcaaaattaggATTTAGAAGGGCACATGGTCCAACATTCTCCCCTTTTTTGATATAGGCAATCAATTGGcctaaaaatgaattaaaaccCGAGTTAAAACCCTTAATGTGATAACAACTTAAAAGGTTTCTagtcatttttaattaatttttagacaATTAATTTTAGCATTTGAATGGTAAAGGTTCTCCCCCGATTGACTATATGCAAAAAGGCATACAAAAGCGATAACATAAGGCATAAGAAAATACTCATATATAATCAACCAAAAAACAAGTCAACACAAGAACGATAGAAACCATGTCAAACAACCATAGATATAACATAAGTCATAGGATAAACATCATCCAAAAAAGAAACAagtaaaaactaactaaaatagAGGCATTAGCATACAGTgccaaataataaacaaaatcaaaatagaGCACATGTGTCCATAGGTGCTaaagcaaaaagaaaaaaccataaacaagaaaatcaaacaatatctTCCGTGTGATCTTCATGACCCGTTGTATCATCTTACATCAGTGCGCCGGAGGTAGAACTAATCCTAAAATGTAAATTCATCGCACGCATATCCCTCTTCAAAGCCTCAAAGCGAAGATCGTAAGCGTTGTGAATGCTAGAAACCAAAGTACCAAGAGACTCAAAGCGGGAATCCATGTGAGTGAAATGAGTATCAACCGAGGAACTAAGAGCTTGAAGACCTAGGGTAATAGAATCCAAAGAGGTAGAGGTCAAAAATGAGCCTCATAAGGGCGAGAAGTAGACATAAAAGACATGGGAGGGCTTGAGGTACGAGGAGCCCTGCCATGGGAAGGAACGGTAGGCACCTCGCCATTACTAGGAGCCCGATCATCACGATTAACACCCACAAATAGAGTGACAACATAAGAGTTTGAGAACGAATCAAGACGAATTTAATTGGCATTCAAAAGGAAATGAGTATCCAAAGAAGCACCTTCTAACGGAGCGAGAGTAAGAAATGACTCATTAAGTGACAACACTCTAAGATATCTCGTTATCCGAGTAACAAAACGACCAATGTTAATCTTTTTTATGCGAGGTAGTGTCCGTCGCAATCTCAATGAGACAATCAATGAAAAACAAACCACTTTGCACTTGAATGTTTTTGACAGAACAATCCATCAAGATAAGATCAAGTTTGGAAAACTTTTCATGAGACAAACTACAACAATTGATAGTATAGGTGATAGCACGATGAAAATACCACAAAGCAATAAACCTAAACTGATTTGTACTCCTAAGAAGGACATTCCAAAGATGACTACGAGATACAAAAGATAGAGATCATCCTTGTTTAAGTTACGAGGAATCTAGGTTAAACCCTCCGAAGGAAAACCAAACATAGCATCAATATTAGTTTTAGTGACAAGCCTAATCACATTCTTCAACCTAAATGACATCAAATAGTAGGGACGATTAGGACCATTAAGTCGTTTGCTAACTTGCAAAGTTGATAGGAATTCAAGAATGAGAGTTTTATCACTAACATTTTCAACATTGAGGAAATCAGACCAACTAAGATTGTTCACCCATGTGCTAAACTCATTAGAGAAACCTAAGGACTCGATAGTACTAGGAGAATGAACACGAGAACAAATGAAAGGACGATTTGCAAGGGCGGTACACATGTTACTAGTGTTCTCAGAGAGGTTGGTCGGAGTTCAAGCACGAGTGATAGTGGGATTCCTCTTGGCAGTCTGCTTTCTCTTTATTGCAGGCGACATTGAAGCAAGATGAAGAGGAATAGAGGAAAGATAgggttttcttttaaaacaagCAAAACAAAAACCGTAGAATCTTGTAATTGATGGATGAAAAGCACGAAAAACAAGAAATTTAGATGGAAAGCGCAAGAATTTCaaggttttaaatgttaaaaacgaCAAGGTTTGGTGAGGAAAAGTCACCGGCGACAAAGAGGTTGAGTGGAcagaaagagaaagaaagaagagaactgttgaaaaacataaaaaaatcagaCGTAAACGATCGTTTGAAAGACTTGACGATCGTTCAAAGAGAGTAAGCGGTCGTCCAAAGAGTCGTTCAGCATATCGTTCAAGTCACTGAGTTCAAACATCATTTAAAAACGTAGTTAAACGATTGTTCAGAAGAGGGTGAACGATCattcaaaaataacaaaaacgaGATTTTATAGACAAATTTAAAGAAACTGAACGATTGTGCAGAAACACCAACGAtcgttcataatttttttaaggcattttAACACCATTTTTCACACAAACACTTAGCACTTTTTGGACAATCTTTCTATCATACTTATTACTAAGAAATTGAACATTAATACTTCAATTTTAGCAAAGATAATAAGTAAAAAAACATGTCAATCATATAAAGAAAACTTACACAGAAAAATCAAGATAACGAATTACCATGAAGCATTACCGATTTCCCTAAAAATGAAGTTCCTACAATCTTCATTTAGAGGTTTGGTAAAGATGTTCGCAAGTTGACTAGTTGTGTCGATAAATTCAGTCACAACATCATCATTCTGCACATGATCATGAATGAAATGATGGCGAATATATATGTGTTTACTCCTAAAGTATTGAATATCGTTCTTGGAAAGGTTAATTGCACTTGTATTGTCGCATTTAATGGGAAAGTTGGCAAGTGCAATATCGTAATCATCGAGTTGTTGCTTAATTCAAAGGACTTGAGCACAACAACACCCGGCCGCTACAGATTAGGTTTAAAATGccatgcaaatatttaaaaatacgtTAAACGACATGCAAATACGACTCCTTGGGACAAGATTGAAAACGTGCACACAAACAAACACTAAACATGATATTTTGCATACTTACAGTAAAATAAAGTAGAGATCCAATCATACCTCGATACATTATAGTGTTAATGCATTTACCCGATTCATCTTTGTCCAATTTTGTTGTGGTGCTCATTGGTGTTTTGCTACTTGATGAGGTATCCATCCCAAACTTCTTAAGCATCTCCTTCGTgtatttggattgatttataaAAAGTCCATCCTTTTCTTGTTTGATTTGTAGTCCGAGAAAGAATTAAGCTCTCCCATGAGACTCATCTCAAACTCCCTAGTCATACACTTACTGAAATGCTCATAAAGATGTTCCTTAGTAGcactaaaaataatatcatcAACATATATTTGGACAAAAAGAATATTATGCTTATGAGTTTTTGTGAAAAGAGTTGTGTCAACCTTGCCTTTggaaaaatcattttaaagTAAAAATCCACTCAATCAGTCATACCAAGCTCTAGGAACTTGTTTTAAACCATACAAAGCCTTGTGGagtttaaaaacataatttggATGTTTATAATCTTCAAAATTGGGAGGTTGCTTAGCATAAACTTCCTCCTCAATAAAACAGTTAAAAGGAacttttaacatccatttgaaaaagattaaaattcaTACAAGATGCATATGCTAAAAGCATGTGAATGGTTTCTAAACGAGCAATCGGAGCGAAAAGTTTCTTCATAATCAATGCCTTCTTCTTAGTTGTAGCCTTGGGAAACCAATCGGGCCTTGTTCCGGATTATCATTCCGCTTTCATCCAACAATTTCGGAAAACCTATTTTGTCCCAATTGTGACCATTAGGAGGAGGGAATAGTTCCCATATTTTATTCCTGTCGAATTTATTGAGTTCATCTTGCATAACAATCACCCAACAATCATCAACTAGAGCTTCACTAACTTTGGTGGACTCAAATTGAGATAGAAATGCAATATTGCCTAAATTACGAAAGTGAGAATGAGTACTTACTCCCCTTGACGTCTCACCGATAATTAAGTCTTGATGATAACTTTTCTAAAAAGCCCAATCCTTTTGTAAATCGTAAGTGACCACATGGGTTTGAGCCGGATGAGGTGATGCAGTTTCCACTTTATCCACTCTTTGAGTTGGTTAAGGAATCTCCACATTAGTAGTTGGATTTTCTTAATTTTCAGCAATTGTGAGATCCTCAAATGCGCTTAAAAAGTCATGAACAAACGAGTCCTTTTCCGGAAATTCCTTAGAGGACTCATCAAATACCACATGCATTAACTCCTCAACAATTAAAGTATGTTTGCTAAAGACTCTAAAAGACTGGCTAGTACAGGCATAATCAAATAACAAGTCTTCATTGGTTTTGGAATCAAATTTTCCAAGGTCATCCTTGGTGTTTAATATAAAGCATTTGCATCAAATACTTGAAAATAAGATATCTTGTGCTTTATTCCTATCCAAAGCTCATAAGAGGTTTTGTTTAAAGTAGGTCTTTTGAAAATACGGTTTGAAACATAGCAGGCGGTGC
This region of Mercurialis annua linkage group LG1-X, ddMerAnnu1.2, whole genome shotgun sequence genomic DNA includes:
- the LOC126669284 gene encoding uncharacterized protein LOC126669284, which translates into the protein MDSPSRKRRQVSDESPSRESLPGSFSSAPSLVQWVKGHDPASLLNPRVLAEYIRTLAILEDITWFASKPGHELSDIAFFHGFSALQSVLVLNDRRQCAEEEVERLSTLLATSESERAKLKASLEEHDSLLSQLKAQDAINYRQVKVIEKKTNDLTQEIAELIQINTLVGEERDKLRSEVEGLHIRLLDTKAFILL
- the LOC126669275 gene encoding NAD(P)H-quinone oxidoreductase subunit 2 A, chloroplastic-like, with product MIDSTSDQKDIPWLYFISSTSLVMSITALLFRWGEEPMISFSKNFQTNNFNEIFQFLILLCSTLCIPLSVEYIECTEMAITEFLLFVLTATLGGMFLCGANDLITIFVAPECFSLCSYLLSGYTKKNVRSNEATMRYLLMGGASSSILVHAFSWLYGSSGVEIELQEIVNGLINTQIYNSPEISIALIFITVEIGFKLSLAPSH